The region GCGTAGGGTGGCGTTGAAGTCATGCGGGCATTCTGCCTGCCCGGCGCAGCTGTCGGGCCGCAGCCTTCGGGCGGCGAGCCCTTGTCGCCTGCCCGACATCGGCGCGCCCTTGCCTCCCCTATATTCACTGGCATGACCGAAGCCACTTCTCACTCAAGCGCCCGCCCCCAAGCAGCTGCCAGCTACACCCCACGCCGCCAGCACCAAAGCCAGTTCCTGACCCTGCGTGGCCTGCGCCATCATGTGCTGAGCTGGGGCGACGCCAGCCTGGTCACGCCCGACCGCCCGCCGCTGGTGCTGCTGCATGGTTGGATGGATGTGGGCGCTTCGTTCCAGTTCGTGGTCGACGCGCTTGCCGAAGACCGGCTGGTGATGGCCATGGACTGGCGTGGCTTTGGCCTGAGTGATTGCAGCGGCGCCGACAGCTACTGGTTCCCCGACTACCTGGGCGATCTAGATGCCCTGCTCAAGGCCATCAGCCCCGATCAAGCGGTGGATCTGCTGGGCCACAGCATGGGCGGCAATGTGGTGATGGCTTACGCCGGCGTGCGCCCGCAGCGCATCCGCCGCCTGATCAATCTGGAAGGTTTTGGCCTGCCCGATGCTGCGCCCGAATTGGCACCGGATCGGTTGATCCAGTGGCTGGACGAATTGCAGGCGCCGCCCCAACTCAAGCCCTATGCCAGCTTGGCCGAGGTGGCCGCCCGCCTGATGAAAACCAACCCGCGCCTGGCAGCCGACAAAGCCGCATGGCTGGCGCCGCATTGGGCGCGTGAAGTCAGCACCGCCCAGGGCAATGCAAGCGGCAGCGAATGGCAGATTCTGGGCGACCCGGCCCACAAGCTCACCAACCCAACGCTGTATCGCCGCGCCGAAGTCGTGGCCTGCTGGGAACGCATCGCCGCGCCCACGCTGTGGGTGGAAGGCAAGAACACCCAGGTGCTGCGCTGGTTCGGTGATCGTTTTCCCCGCGACGATTTCGAGCAGCGCATTGCCGTCGTCAAACAGCTGCGCCGCGTGGTTCT is a window of Paucibacter sp. KCTC 42545 DNA encoding:
- a CDS encoding alpha/beta fold hydrolase; the protein is MTEATSHSSARPQAAASYTPRRQHQSQFLTLRGLRHHVLSWGDASLVTPDRPPLVLLHGWMDVGASFQFVVDALAEDRLVMAMDWRGFGLSDCSGADSYWFPDYLGDLDALLKAISPDQAVDLLGHSMGGNVVMAYAGVRPQRIRRLINLEGFGLPDAAPELAPDRLIQWLDELQAPPQLKPYASLAEVAARLMKTNPRLAADKAAWLAPHWAREVSTAQGNASGSEWQILGDPAHKLTNPTLYRRAEVVACWERIAAPTLWVEGKNTQVLRWFGDRFPRDDFEQRIAVVKQLRRVVLDEAGHMLHHDQPEALAQALEDFLR